The genomic region CCCGCTGCGCACCGGCAGTAGGCCCATGATGGCCTTGAGCGTGGTTGATTTACCGACGCCGTTACGACCCATCACACAGGCCACTTGTCCTGCCTCGATGTGGAACGACACGTTCCGCAGAATGTGGCTTTCGCCGTAATAGACGTTGACCTTGTCAAGTTGTAGCATCGTAAGTATTGACTACCTCAAAAGGATGTTCAAAAGGCTCTCCGGCGAGGCCGCAGGCAAGAGAAGACCGGAGACGTACCCTTGCGGTACGTTGAGGATCTTGTCGAGCCGAGAACGAAGCTGGAGGGACTTTTCAACATCCTGTTACGCATGTGCCACTTTCTGGCGCCCAAGATAGATCTCTCTCACCCGGTCATCCGCCTGCACCTTTTCTACCGTCCCCTCGCAAATCACGGTGCCTTCGTGCAGCACCGTGACAATACGGGCGATCTGCCGCACAAACTCCATATCATGCTCAATCACGATGATGGCATGTTTTTCGGCCAGCGATTGGAGCAAGCGCCCGGTTTGTTCCGTTTCTTCGTCGGTCATTCCGGCCACCGGTTCATCAACCAGCAATAACTCCGGATCCTGCAAAATGACCATGCCGATTTCGAGCCATTGTTTCTGTCCATGCGACAAGGAGCCCGCACGTTTGCGCACCTGGTCCTTCAATCCAATGGTCTCCAATGTGCGGTCGATCTCTTCCCGCTCGGCCGCCGTTGAGATGCCCCTCAGCGTGGCCAGGACACCCTTACTGGGACGGCTCAACGACAGATCGAGATTCTCCCAGACGCTCAGGTTGCCGTAGATCGATGGGGCTTGAAATTTCCGCCCGATTCCGAGCTGCGTAATCTCATACTCGCGCATTCCCATCAGGTCCCGGTCTTTGCCGAAAATCACCCGCCCTGCCACCGGTTTCGTCTTGCCTGAAATCACGTCGAGGAGGGTTGTCTTCCCCGCGCCGTTCGGCCCGATGACGACGCGCAATTCTCGGTGGTTGACGATGAAGTTCAGATTGTTCAACGCCTTGAACCCGTCATAATCGACGGTCACGCCCTCCAGATAAATGATGGAGCCGTGTTCCGTCATACCTGCTCCCCCTCAACCGCCCGAGTCTTCGGCAATCTGACGGCCCTTTCCGCAAGTTTTCCTCGAACCTGCTTCGCAATCCCCATCACGCCGTCGGGAAACAGCAGGACCACCATCACAAACAGTCCGCCGAGAAAAAACGGCCACAGTTCCGGGAAGGAATTGGTCAGAATGCTGCGACCCAGATTGACCCCCACGGCGCCGACAATGGCCCCCACGAGCGTGGCGCGCCCTCCCACTGCGACCCAGACCACCATCTCCAACGATGGCAAGACACCCATCTGCGCCGGGGTGATGATGCCGACTTGCGGCACATAGAGAATTCCCGCGAGTCCCGCCAATACTGCCGACACCACGAAGACGAAGAGTTTATACGTGGCTGGCGAATAGCCAGAAAACAACACCCGCTGCTCACTATCACGAATCGCAATTAAGACTCGGCCGGCGCGAGACGCGATGATCCAGCGGCACATCGCATAGGCCCCGCCCAGACAGAGCACCGTGACGACATACAGCGCGAGCTGCGTCCCGGGCGCCGACAGGCGGAAACCGAGAATCGTTTTGAAGTCGGTCAGGCCGTTTGTGCCGCCGAGATTCGTTTCGTTGCGATTGAAGACCAACCAGGCCATCAGCGCCAAAGCCTGCGTGATGATGGCAAAATAGACGCCCCGGATCCGGCTGCGAAAGGCGAGAAACCCGAAGATGAGCGCGAAGCAGGCCGGCGCCAGGAGACCGGCCAGCACGGCGGCAGAGAAACTGTAGAATGGCTTCCAGAAAAAGGGTAATTCCGTCACCTGATTCCACACCATGAAATCCGGCAACGCGCTGCCATAGACGCTTTGGCTTCCGATCGTGAGCATGAGGTGCATGCCCATACAGTAGGCGCCGATCCCGAAAAACACTCCCTGGCCAAGGCTCAGGATGCCCGCATAGCCCCAGATCAAATCGAGCCCCAGCGCCAGGATGGCAAAGGCCAGGAATTTGCCAAACCGGTTAAGCGCAAAGTCTGACACATGCAACCAAGAATCTTCCGCCGGCAAGACATTGAGTACCGGTAGGACAAACAACAGCACGAATCCGACTATCCAGAACATGGTTCCTTCGTGTCGTTCCCCGCTCGATGATGATGGCACTGATTCTCCCATGCGCGTTGCTCGATCCCTCCGCTCTGCGTTATCCCTCGGCGTGACGCCCCTTGACCGCAAACAACCCAGAGGGCCGCCGTTGCAGGAACAAAATCACCAACACCAGGATCAAGACCTTGCCATAGACGGCCCCCAAACTCGGCTCCATCACCTTATTCAGCCCGCCGATTCCCAGCGACGCGATGATGGTCCCCGCAAGTTTGCCCACCCCGCCTGTGACGACCACCATGAAGGAGTCTACGATATAGTTCTGCCCAAGACCCGGTTCGACATTTCCCACCAGGGTCAATGCCCAGCCCGCGATCCCGGCCAGACCGGACCCGAAGGCGAAGGTGTAGGCATCTACTTTTCTCGTGGGAATCCCCAAACAGGCGCTCATGCTGCGATTCTGCGTGACGGCCCGCACCCGCAGCCCGATGCTCGAACGAAACAGCAGGGCGTAAATCCCGATGACACTGAGGATGGACAGGCCGATGATGAACAACCGGTTGAAAGGCAGGAAGACGCCCACCAGCACCTGCGCGCCGCCGTTCAGCCATGACGGCGCGGTAATGGCTGTCAAATCTCCAAAATACATGCGCGCGCCCTGAATCAAGATCAGGCTGACGCCCCAAGTGGCCAACATCGTCTCCAGCGGACGGCCATAGAGAAAGCGAATGACAGCAGCTTCCAGGAGCAACCCGAACAGGGCCGCGGCAAGAAAGGCAGCGGGAAGCGCCGCCAGGTAATAGGAGTCGAACCAGCTCTCAGGGAAATACAGCTTAAAACATTCCTGCACGACGAAGGTCGCATAGGCGCCGATCATCATCAGCTCGCCATGTGCCATATTGATGACGCCCATCAACCCGAACACAATCGCGAGCCCGAGGGACATGATCAGGAGAATCGAACTCAGACTGATGCCGCGAAACAGCGTTTCGATGGTGCTGGACCAGACGTTCCAGGATTCGATCCGTTCGATCGCGGCCGTGGCCGTCTGTGCCAGAGCCTTCTGCTCTCCGGTCGCCGACTCGCCACTCCCCGTCTGCACGAGGGCTTGCAATGCCGGCACGGCGTTCTGGCTCCGCATCTCGCCCAGCTGTGCCGCGGCCTGCTGCTGACGTGCCGGATTGTCGGCGGCCAATTGCAAGAGCAGCGCAGACTCCTCCATCGCATAGCGAACCCAGCGATGCGATTCGTTGGCTGCCGCCGCCTGCAGCCAGGGAATGGCCGCAGGGCGCCCATTCATGCCGAGATCTGTAGCGGCCGTGCGGCGCGTGTCAGAATCCGGACTGGCCAGGTTCGCGCGATTCCGCCAGGTGTCGATCACCGGCTTGATCGCCATGCGTAGGCTGCGGTCCGCGTTGGCCCGCAATTCCTCCAGTCGCGGCAGCAGCGACGCATCGCCCTGCTCGATGAAAAGAGCAACCGCCTGCTCTCGCGCGCTCTCAGCCTCACTCGATAAGTCCGCGAACGCCTGCTCCAGTTTGGACGGCGGAGACGCATTCAGCTGCGCCTCCGCCGCAACACTATTCAGCGTACACCAGCCCAGGCACCATGCGATCAACCCGATTCCGATGACTGCCTTCATGCGATGACGACTCTCATCCGCTGCAACCTCCGAGCCATCAGGCCTTCTTATAGGTCCCTTGGTGTTTCACCCAATCACACCCTTTGTCAGGGTTCGTGTATTCGCTCCAGGGCTCGGGTTTGACCAATCCCTTGGATCGCCAGACGACTTTGATCTGGCCGTCTTTCATGATCTCGCCGATCAACACCGGCTTATGCGTATGGTGGTTGGCCTCATCCATCATGATCTCTCCACCCGGCGCGAGAAATTTCTGCCCGTAGACCGCCTTACGCACCACGTTTACCTCCGTAGTGCCCGCCTTCTCGACAGCCTGTTTCCAGACATGGACACCGAAATAGGCGGCCTCTATCGGATCGTCTGTGACGCGTTTGTCGCCGTCCGGGAGATTGTTCTTTTTGCAGTACGCCTTAAAATCGGCGACAAACTGCTTGTTCTGCGGCGTGTCGACGCTCTGGTAGTAATTCCAGGCGGCCAGGTGGCCGACCAGTGCGGTCTTGTCCATTCCGCGCAACTCGTCTTCCGCCACGCTGAACGCCATGATCGGCGCATCCTCGGCGCGTAGCCCCTGATTGGCGAACTCTTTATAGAACGGCACGTTGCTGTCGCCGTTGATCGTGCTGATGACGCAGGCTCCTCCGCCGGCGGCGAACTTCTTAATCTTGCCGACAATCGTCTGATAGTCCTGATGGTGGAAGGGCGTGTACTCTTCCATGATGTTGGCGGCCGGCACTTTCTTCGCCAGCAACATGGCGCGCAAAATCTTGTTCGTCGTCTTTGGATAGACGTAGTCGGTTCCCAGCAGATAGAACTTCTTGTAGCCGCCGCCTTCTTTGCTCATCAGGTATTCAACCGCCGGCACTGCTTGCTGGTTGACCGCTGCCCCGGTGTAGAACACATTCTTCGAACATTCCTCGCCTTCGTACTGCACGGGATAGAACAGCAACCCGTTATGTTCCTCGAACACCGGTAAGACGGACTTCCGGCTGACCGACGTCCAGCAGCCGAACACCACTGCGACCTTCTCCTGCACGAGCAATTGTTTGGCCTTCTCTGCAAACAGGTCCCAGTTGGAGGCGGGATCCACGACCACCAATTTCAATTGACGGCCCAACACCCCGCCTTTCGCGTTGATTTCCTGGACCGCCATCGAAACGACGTCCTTTAACGACACTTCACTGATGGCCATCGTGCCACTTAATGAATGCAATACGCCGACCTTGATGGGCTCGGTGTCCGCCCCCAAAGACAAGGCCCAGGTGCCCAGATTGCCTAAAATTGCCGCGATCCCGATACCGGCAGCCGTGCGCGAGCTTTGCACTAGGAAGTCCCGTCGCGAGGGGAGGTGTGTATCGGTGATCGTTGCAGTCTTTGTATCGTCGCCATGTGCTTTCTGTGGGTTCATCATTCGGCTCCTTTCGCCGTCAAGTCAGGACTAAAAGTTGTACCAAGTCGACAGCATGAAGTTGTCGCCGGCGAAATGCTCTCTCGTGGACCATTCGGTCATGAGGTGATTCCACTCCAGAGATGCGTACAAGTCGCCCCAAATGTGACGGACGGCCGTCAGGTAGGTCCGGTGATTCAGGATATATTGCGTGTCTGCACCGGCGGTCGTGCCGTTCAGATCGGAGTTCAATGGATTGTCGAACCCGTATCCGGCAATGAGCGTGAGCCGATGATCATAGGCGTAATCCAACTCGCCCCATCCGACCACGGTCCTGATGGCCTTGCCCGTGCCCAGGTTGCGCTCCTGGCCGAACCGGAAGAACTCCACGCCCAGTGCTTGTCCATAGGCGATCTCACCGGTAAATTTCAGTCTATTGGTAATGGGCACGGCCAGTTCCGCTCCGACGAGATAGGAATTGATGTCTTGCCCGGAAGGAATGCCGCCTGCCGTGGGCGCGGACCGGTAATGCCGGAAAGCGGCATTCAGCGCCACCATGAAGCCCGCCTGATCACCAGTCCCCATATAGGCGAAGCGGGTCCCGACATAGGGCATTTGCACCGGATCATTGAAAGCATTTTCAGAACAGGCAAATCCGCTGCTGCCGCAACTGCCCGGCGCAGCCGCCGCCGCGCCGGCCCCTTGGAACGTCCGTCGTTGCGTCTGCGGCTGAATGGCCGACAGCCCGCGCTCAAATCGCATGACGGTCAGGAGGCCATTGACGTTCTCGGTGAACTGATGCTTCACCGTGAGTTGCGGAAGACGCTGCCACAAGTTGCCGTTGTAGCCCATGATGGAGAAATCGATCAGGTTCGGATGGGAGGACATGATCGGCGTCCAATCCATACCGGCCGTGATGGTGGTCCGACTATTGTTGGGAGAATATTTGACGTTCGCCAGCCGCAAGCGGGGTGAGATGTTTCCCGCGTTGTCGGTTTGGCTGTAGAAGTCCGCTTCCACGACACCCGTGAGGGAATGGGTGCCGTCGGTTCGATCCGCGCGTAACCCGAACACGCTATAGCGGGGATTGAACGTCGATGAGGCGTTACTGCTCTTTCCTGCCGCGGTCGCATAGCCATTGAACTGACCCGGATCAAGCGGGTTGGTGTTGCGGTTGCTATAAATCCCGTCTAATTCGATACGACCATACGGAACGATGCTGCCCTTGCCCTCTCCGGCAAAGGTGGGCGTGACACAGCCGCCGCAAATCACTGCCGGTGGAGTTTCCACTTCCCGCGATAGTCGCCCGGCCCCGGCCGCCTCTCCGGCACTCTGTTCCTCTGCTCCCACCGGCGTGGTAATGGCCATGACCACTATCACGCTCACGCAGAGCGCAAGTTTTCTCAGCCCTCGTATGTCCATCCTGGTCGCCCTCCTGGTTCGGATCGATGTGACTGTCACCGGACCGGACGGGCTTGCAGGCACAAAAAAACGCCCCTCCGGTCCAACCGTTGGACCAAAAGGACGTCATTGTCCTCTGCCTCTGTGGCGTCTGCGAAAATTCAGGACGTCGTTGTCCTGCCTTCATCGCATACGGGTGAGGTCTATACGCCTCCTTCCATGATCTTGTCAAGCGCCCCCTCAGCCGTTCTTGTCCCTTTGTGAATGAATCCTGTGGTACACTGCGCGACATGCAGGCCGATGTATGACGAGAATCCCTTTCTTGAGCTATCGCTACGTACTGGCCCTCGTCGGAATTCTGTCTCTGTTCGTGACCGGTTGCGCCACCGGCCCGCAACGTGACCTGACCATCCAGCAATCAGCCAGAGGCGGGGTGTATCTCGAACGAATCCCGACACGGCAATTTCAAGCCGCGCACCCGGTCCGACTTGCCCCCGAGCTCATTGCCAAAACGTTGCACGGTGTCCAGATCCGCGAGGGGAAGGGCCTCCTGCAATCATTCAGTGCACAGCAAAATCAGGCCGTCTCCGTCTTTTCCCAGGAGGACATCGACTTTCTGGCTCCTGTCATTGCGGAGGGATTGAACCAAGCCGCGCCGGATCAGCAAGTGAGCTTTCGTATTGTGCAGGCAGGAGACATCGTGACGCGGGACAAAACCGGGGCCGGGGTGGGATCAGGGACAGGCTCACTCCAACGAAATCAGGACAGCACCACGGCCGGCAGGCTGTTCGTCTATGGGCGATCGTTGTACCTGACCATTCACCAGTTCCGGCACTACACGGAACCACCCGACACCATTAATATGCCGAATCGCCGGCTTCCCGAGCCAACCGGATTGAGAAACCGAACGCTGCTGTTCATGCCGGAATCCGCGCTCCGCCCCGACAGCTACGCGCCGCCCTTTGCCGCGGAAGGCAGGCTGGCCACACTGGTCATTGACTATGATGCTCTGGCAAAAACGCCCGCCGTGGCACTGCCACCCGTACCTTCTCTCCCTGAGCCGACTCCTGACGTCGCGCCGACCGCGACACCTGCCACTGCCCCGCCGCTTCACGAGGATGTGCAACAGATCAAAGCCCAGATGAAACAGAAGGAAGTAGAAGTGGAAGAGCTGCGGAAGGAATTGCAGGAGATCAAACGTCAGCTGGGAAACCAGCCGGCCAAGGGCGGCCAGCCCCCTTCAAACAAGCCGTAGCGCCATACACCGGCAACCGTCACCCTCGGTTCTTATCTGCCCGGTCTTCAATTTCACCCGCCAGCAAAATCGCTTCGGCAATCTCCCGCATGGACTTGCGGAGATCCATGCTCTGTCGCTGAATCAGCTTGAACGCCTCCTCTTCAGAGAGACGTTTGGACCGCATGAGGTACCCCTTGGCCCGATCGAGCAACTTACGGACTTGCAACGCTTCCTGCATCTCAAACGACTTCTCCAACAGCGTCGTGTGCTCGATGGAGATCGCCGCTTGATTGGCAATGGCCTGCATGAGCTTCACATCCTCCGACGTAAACGTATGGGGCTTGGACGTATACGTATTGATGACCCCGATCGCTTTTTCCCGCACCAGCATGGGCACACAGAGGAGCGAACAGAGTCCTTCCTTCGCGGCCATGTCCGGGTACACGTAGGAGCCTTCTTTGGTGACATCCGGGACGATGATCGGCCGGCGATCCTGAACCGCACGCCCGCTGATACTTTGGCCGATCTTCACGTTGGGCTTGCGCCGGTACTGCTCGCTCAAACTTTGCGTGGCGGCGATGCGTAATTCACCGGTCGGCTGATCCAAAAGGATAATGGAACAGATTTTCGACCCCATCATTTGCGCCGTCATCGTCACAATCAGCTGCAACACATCTTCCATCAAGCGATTCGACGAGACCGTTTCCGACACCTGAGACAAGGTGTCGAGTTGCAGCGCCTTGCGGGTCATCTGGTCGTAGAGCCGGGCGTTTTCGATGGCTCCGCCGACCTGCGTGGCAATGGTCGACAGTAGCGCCAGCTCATCAGGGCGGTATCGCCGCGACCGCTTATGTTGCACATTGATGACGCCGACAACCTCCTGTTTGGTCGTGATGGGCACGGAGACAAACGCCTGGTACCGGTCTTCCGGGAGGTTGTGAAAAAACTTAAACCGCGAATCATCGCTTGCGCTGTTGGGAATCACCACGCGAGTCCTCTCCCGCGCAACCCAGCCGGTGATCCCCTCTCCCAATCCAATCGTGATGCGCCCGATGAGCTTTGGATGAGGATTTTTCGAGGCCCGAAGAATCAGCTCGTCCCGGTTATCGGACAGCAGATATAACAAACAGGCATCGGCCTTCGTCGCCTCAACCACCACATCGACGATGTGCCGAAGGACTGACTCCAAATCGAGGGTGCTGCTGATCGATTCGCTGATGCGGTGCAAGACATCGACTTCGCGTGTTTTTTCACGCAACGCCTGTTCTAATTGCGGCACGGTTCGCTTCGATGCCATGACACTCCTACCGCGGCGGCTGCTTGTCCGGAATGAGATGCCGGGAACGGGTGTCGCGAATGCGGACGGTCTCATACCAGGCGCGAGTCTGCTCCTTCGCTAACGGAACAATTCGCACCGACCCGATTCGTTCCGGGACCACACAGTACACGGTCCCGGCGGATACTTTTTTATCCTGCTGCATCGCATCCCACAGCGCCCGGAACGGCACGTCCGGCGCACGGACCGGCAACCCCGCGGCCGCAACGAGGGCGCGCAGACGGGTGACGACATTGTGATCGCAATACCCGAGGTGCCTTGCCAGATCCGCTTCATACACCATCCCGACGGCGACCGCTTCACCATGAATCAGGCCGCGGTACCCTCCAAGAGACTCCAAAGCATGGCCGATCGTATGTCCGAAATTTAGGATGCGACGGCGGTCGGCTTCGCGCTCGTCCTCGGAAACCACCTGTGCCTTGATTTCGCAAGACCGCTTCACAATGTGAGCAACCGGCGCGTCACTCAGCGTAAGAATGGACGCGATCT from Nitrospira sp. CR1.1 harbors:
- the urtD gene encoding urea ABC transporter ATP-binding protein UrtD codes for the protein MTEHGSIIYLEGVTVDYDGFKALNNLNFIVNHRELRVVIGPNGAGKTTLLDVISGKTKPVAGRVIFGKDRDLMGMREYEITQLGIGRKFQAPSIYGNLSVWENLDLSLSRPSKGVLATLRGISTAAEREEIDRTLETIGLKDQVRKRAGSLSHGQKQWLEIGMVILQDPELLLVDEPVAGMTDEETEQTGRLLQSLAEKHAIIVIEHDMEFVRQIARIVTVLHEGTVICEGTVEKVQADDRVREIYLGRQKVAHA
- the urtC gene encoding urea ABC transporter permease subunit UrtC; translated protein: MFWIVGFVLLFVLPVLNVLPAEDSWLHVSDFALNRFGKFLAFAILALGLDLIWGYAGILSLGQGVFFGIGAYCMGMHLMLTIGSQSVYGSALPDFMVWNQVTELPFFWKPFYSFSAAVLAGLLAPACFALIFGFLAFRSRIRGVYFAIITQALALMAWLVFNRNETNLGGTNGLTDFKTILGFRLSAPGTQLALYVVTVLCLGGAYAMCRWIIASRAGRVLIAIRDSEQRVLFSGYSPATYKLFVFVVSAVLAGLAGILYVPQVGIITPAQMGVLPSLEMVVWVAVGGRATLVGAIVGAVGVNLGRSILTNSFPELWPFFLGGLFVMVVLLFPDGVMGIAKQVRGKLAERAVRLPKTRAVEGEQV
- the urtB gene encoding urea ABC transporter permease subunit UrtB; its protein translation is MKAVIGIGLIAWCLGWCTLNSVAAEAQLNASPPSKLEQAFADLSSEAESAREQAVALFIEQGDASLLPRLEELRANADRSLRMAIKPVIDTWRNRANLASPDSDTRRTAATDLGMNGRPAAIPWLQAAAANESHRWVRYAMEESALLLQLAADNPARQQQAAAQLGEMRSQNAVPALQALVQTGSGESATGEQKALAQTATAAIERIESWNVWSSTIETLFRGISLSSILLIMSLGLAIVFGLMGVINMAHGELMMIGAYATFVVQECFKLYFPESWFDSYYLAALPAAFLAAALFGLLLEAAVIRFLYGRPLETMLATWGVSLILIQGARMYFGDLTAITAPSWLNGGAQVLVGVFLPFNRLFIIGLSILSVIGIYALLFRSSIGLRVRAVTQNRSMSACLGIPTRKVDAYTFAFGSGLAGIAGWALTLVGNVEPGLGQNYIVDSFMVVVTGGVGKLAGTIIASLGIGGLNKVMEPSLGAVYGKVLILVLVILFLQRRPSGLFAVKGRHAEG
- the urtA gene encoding urea ABC transporter substrate-binding protein is translated as MNPQKAHGDDTKTATITDTHLPSRRDFLVQSSRTAAGIGIAAILGNLGTWALSLGADTEPIKVGVLHSLSGTMAISEVSLKDVVSMAVQEINAKGGVLGRQLKLVVVDPASNWDLFAEKAKQLLVQEKVAVVFGCWTSVSRKSVLPVFEEHNGLLFYPVQYEGEECSKNVFYTGAAVNQQAVPAVEYLMSKEGGGYKKFYLLGTDYVYPKTTNKILRAMLLAKKVPAANIMEEYTPFHHQDYQTIVGKIKKFAAGGGACVISTINGDSNVPFYKEFANQGLRAEDAPIMAFSVAEDELRGMDKTALVGHLAAWNYYQSVDTPQNKQFVADFKAYCKKNNLPDGDKRVTDDPIEAAYFGVHVWKQAVEKAGTTEVNVVRKAVYGQKFLAPGGEIMMDEANHHTHKPVLIGEIMKDGQIKVVWRSKGLVKPEPWSEYTNPDKGCDWVKHQGTYKKA
- a CDS encoding GAF domain-containing protein codes for the protein MRPSAFATPVPGISFRTSSRRGRSVMASKRTVPQLEQALREKTREVDVLHRISESISSTLDLESVLRHIVDVVVEATKADACLLYLLSDNRDELILRASKNPHPKLIGRITIGLGEGITGWVARERTRVVIPNSASDDSRFKFFHNLPEDRYQAFVSVPITTKQEVVGVINVQHKRSRRYRPDELALLSTIATQVGGAIENARLYDQMTRKALQLDTLSQVSETVSSNRLMEDVLQLIVTMTAQMMGSKICSIILLDQPTGELRIAATQSLSEQYRRKPNVKIGQSISGRAVQDRRPIIVPDVTKEGSYVYPDMAAKEGLCSLLCVPMLVREKAIGVINTYTSKPHTFTSEDVKLMQAIANQAAISIEHTTLLEKSFEMQEALQVRKLLDRAKGYLMRSKRLSEEEAFKLIQRQSMDLRKSMREIAEAILLAGEIEDRADKNRG